A single window of Hyla sarda isolate aHylSar1 chromosome 2, aHylSar1.hap1, whole genome shotgun sequence DNA harbors:
- the TMEM97 gene encoding sigma intracellular receptor 2 has protein sequence MAVTRLLEWVFFFYFFSHIPITLLVDLQAVLPDSWFPQQLLDLMKWYCVTFKDHLMLDPPPWFKSFVYCEAILQLPFFPVAAYAFLKGGCRWIRIPAIVYSSHVATTVLAILAHLLYGDFPKTSQVDSPTQQDRLTLVSVYAPYLVIPVLILLTMLFSPRYNKEEKRKRK, from the exons ATGGCGGTGACCCGGCTGCTGGAGTGGGTGTTCTTCTTTTACTTCTTCTCCCATATTCCCATCACCCTGCTGGTGGATCTACAGGCCGTGCTCCCCGACAGCTGGTTCCCGCAGCAG CTGCTGGACTTGATGAAATGGTACTGTGTCACCTTTAAAGACCATCTGATGCTGGACCCCCCTCCCTGGTTTAAGAGTTTTGTATACTGTGAAGCCATTTTGCAGTTACCGTTCTTCCCCGTGGCTGCGTATGCTTTCCTTAAAG GGGGATGTCGCTGGATCAGGATTCCTGCCATTGTCTATTCCTCTCATGTAGCTACTACAGTGTTGGCCATTCTTGCCCATCTTCTTTATGGTGatttcccaaaaacaagccaagTAGATTCTCCAACCCAGCAGGATCGTTTGACTCTAGTATCTGTATACGCCCCATACTTGGTGATTCCTGTTCTCATCCTGCTCACCATGTTGTTTAGTCCTCGGtataataaagaagaaaagaGGAAGAGGAAGTAA